From the genome of Phyllostomus discolor isolate MPI-MPIP mPhyDis1 chromosome 12, mPhyDis1.pri.v3, whole genome shotgun sequence, one region includes:
- the THAP11 gene encoding THAP domain-containing protein 11, translating to MPGFTCCVPGCYNNSHRDKALHFYTFPKDAELRRLWLKNVSRAGVSGCFSTFQPTAGHRLCSVHFQGGRKTYAVRVPTIFPLRGVNERKIARKPAGAAAARRRQQQQQQRQQQQQQQPPPPSPSASTAQTTQLQPNLVSASAAVLLTLQAAVDSSQAPGSVPPAPTTPTGEDVKPIDLTVQVEFAAAEGAAAAAAASELEAATAGLEAAECPMGPQLVVVGEEGFPDTGSDHSYSLSSGTTEEELLRKLNEQRDILALMEVKMKEMKGSIRHLLLTEAKLREELREKDRLLAMSVIRKKHGM from the coding sequence ATGCCTGGCTTTACGTGCTGCGTGCCGGGCTGCTACAACAACTCGCATCGGGACAAGGCGCTGCACTTCTACACGTTTCCCAAGGACGCCGAGTTGCGGCGCCTCTGGCTGAAGAACGTGTCTCGCGCTGGCGTCAGTGGATGCTTCTCCACCTTCCAGCCCACCGCGGGTCACCGTCTCTGCAGCGTACACTTCCAGGGCGGCCGCAAGACCTACGCGGTGCGCGTCCCTACCATCTTTCCGCTGCGCGGCGTTAATGAGCGCAAGATAGCACGCAAACCCGCTGGGGCCGCAGCCGCCCGccgcaggcagcagcagcagcagcagcgacaacagcagcagcagcagcagccgccgcctCCGTCGCCGTCAGCCTCCACTGCCCAGACCACCCAACTGCAGCCGAATCTGGTGTCTGCCTCTGCGGCTGTGCTCCTCACGCTTCAGGCCGCTGTAGACAGCAGCCAGGCTCCTGGATCCGTGCCGCCGGCGCCCACTACTCCCACCGGAGAAGATGTGAAGCCCATCGATCTGACGGTGCAAGTGGAATTCGCGGCCGCAGAGGGTGcagccgccgcagccgccgcgTCGGAGCTAGAGGCTGCCACCGCAGGGCTGGAGGCCGCTGAGTGCCCTATGGGCCCCCAGTTGGTGGTAGTCGGGGAAGAGGGCTTCCCTGATACTGGTTCCGACCACTCGTACTCGTTGTCGTCAGGCACCACGGAGGAGGAGCTCCTGCGCAAGCTGAACGAGCAGCGGGACATCCTGGCACTGATggaggtgaaaatgaaggagatgAAGGGCAGCATCCGCCACCTGCTTCTCACCGAGGCCAAGCTGCGGGAAGAGCTCCGCGAGAAAGATCGACTGCTGGCCATGTCTGTCATCCGTAAGAAGCACGGAATGTGA
- the NUTF2 gene encoding nuclear transport factor 2, with protein MGDKPIWEQIGSSFIQHYYQLFDNDRTQLGAIYIDASCLTWEGQQFQGKAAIVEKLSSLPFQKIQHSITAQDHQPTPDSCIISMVVGQLKADEDPIMGFHQMFLLKNINDAWVCTNDMFRLALHNFG; from the exons ATGGGAGACAAGCCAATTTGGGAGCAGATTGGATCCAGCTTCATTCAACATTACTACCAGTTATTTGATAATGACAGAACCCAACTAGGCGCAATTTAT ATTGATGCGTCATGCCTTACGTGGGAAGGACAGCAATTCCAGGGGAAAGCTGCCATTGTGGAGAAGTTGTCT AGCCTTCCGTTCCAGAAAATCCAGCACAGCATCACGGCGCAGGACCATCAGCCCACGCCTGATAGCTGCATCATCAGCATGGTTGTGGGCCAGCTTAAG GCCGATGAAGACCCCATCATGGGATTCCACCAGATGTTCCTATTAAAGAACATCAACGATGCTTGGGTTTGCACCAATGACATGTTCAGGCTCGCCCTGCACAACTTCGGCTGA